A region of Deltaproteobacteria bacterium DNA encodes the following proteins:
- a CDS encoding DUF5684 domain-containing protein: MDNLFGIIVFLVIYAYLAYSLQVIADKTNTENSWLAWIPIANIYLMCKIAGKPGWWLILFLIPIVNIVIGIIVLMKIAELRGKPGWVGILWILPVVGLIIPGYLAFSD; the protein is encoded by the coding sequence ATGGACAATTTATTCGGTATTATCGTCTTCTTGGTCATATATGCATATCTGGCATATAGCCTTCAAGTAATAGCCGATAAAACCAACACTGAAAATTCATGGCTTGCCTGGATACCGATAGCCAATATCTACCTTATGTGTAAAATAGCGGGTAAGCCGGGTTGGTGGCTTATATTATTCTTAATTCCTATTGTAAATATAGTTATTGGCATAATAGTGTTAATGAAAATAGCCGAGCTTAGAGGCAAGCCGGGCTGGGTGGGAATACTCTGGATATTACCGGTTGTCGGATTAATAATACCGGGATACCTGGCTTTTTCAGACTGA
- a CDS encoding aldo/keto reductase, translating to MEYVKIGETGVEVSRIGLGCWAIGGWLWGGSDERESIDTVHAALGKGINLLDTAAIYGFGRSEEIVGKALSEYGGRDKVIIATKAGLDWTSGKVYRNSTESRIKREIEDSLKRLQTDYIDIYQIHWPDYETPIEETAGAMHDLFKDGKIRAIGVSNYSTEQMDIFRESAPLHASQPPYNLFERGIEDDILPYCDKHGVTMLMYGALCRGLLSGRMKPDTKFEGDDIRKVDPKFKQPRFGQYLEAVARLDEYAKKKFGKRVIHLAVRWILDKAASHVALWGARRPDQLEPVHEIPGWSLAPEDFGAIDNILDETVMEHIGPEFMAPPLQKSK from the coding sequence ATGGAATATGTGAAAATCGGAGAGACCGGGGTTGAGGTATCCAGGATAGGCCTCGGCTGCTGGGCCATCGGCGGCTGGCTCTGGGGCGGAAGCGATGAGCGCGAATCCATAGATACAGTGCATGCGGCTCTCGGTAAGGGAATAAATCTGTTAGACACCGCCGCTATTTACGGTTTCGGCAGGTCCGAAGAGATAGTGGGGAAGGCCCTTTCTGAATACGGCGGCAGGGACAAGGTAATAATAGCCACAAAAGCCGGACTCGACTGGACAAGCGGCAAGGTTTATCGTAATTCCACAGAGTCACGGATAAAAAGGGAGATCGAGGATTCGCTAAAACGTCTTCAGACGGACTATATCGACATATATCAGATACACTGGCCCGATTACGAGACTCCCATAGAAGAAACCGCCGGAGCGATGCATGACCTCTTTAAGGACGGGAAGATCAGGGCGATCGGTGTGAGCAATTATTCCACAGAGCAGATGGATATTTTCCGGGAGTCGGCTCCGCTCCACGCATCTCAGCCCCCTTACAATTTATTCGAGCGCGGGATTGAAGATGATATTCTCCCCTATTGTGATAAACACGGCGTAACGATGCTCATGTACGGCGCTCTTTGCCGGGGTCTTCTGAGCGGAAGGATGAAGCCCGATACTAAATTCGAAGGTGATGATATACGCAAGGTCGATCCGAAGTTCAAGCAGCCGAGGTTCGGGCAGTACCTTGAGGCTGTCGCAAGGCTCGATGAATACGCAAAGAAGAAATTCGGGAAGAGAGTTATACATCTGGCTGTCCGCTGGATACTGGACAAGGCCGCCTCACATGTGGCGCTCTGGGGCGCCAGGCGTCCCGATCAGCTTGAGCCGGTTCATGAAATACCGGGCTGGTCGCTTGCTCCAGAGGATTTTGGAGCTATTGATAACATTCTTGATGAAACCGTAATGGAGCATATCGGACCCGAATTTATGGCTCCCCCTCTACAAAAATCCAAGTAA
- a CDS encoding bifunctional alpha,alpha-trehalose-phosphate synthase (UDP-forming)/trehalose-phosphatase — MSKLIIVSNRLPVTVKKSRGKFKFQPSVGGLVTGIGSLDMGKEQIWAGWPGITFSGYKSKVDTKKLREMLVAESYYPVLLSKNDIENYYHGFCNEIIWPLFHYFVQYAIYEKKFWESYRKVNETFSNAVLEVAGNDDVIWIHDYHLMMLPDLIRKRLPGAKIGFFLHIPFPSSEIFRLIPWCGEILKGLLGADLIGFHTFDYARHFLESVRRVLGYEHTLGQLTLGDHAVRVDTFPMGIDFEKFSSAPEDPEVQAIISRLRDDIKEDYKVILSIDRLDYTKGIPERLRAFDLFLKKYPKYSGKVIFIVVAVPSRTEVKHYQQLKSEVDNLTGKINGQHGKIGWVPIWYMYRSFDFNDLSALYSIADILFLTPLRDGMNLVAKEYVAARTNEDGVLILGEMAGTAKELGEAVIINPNDLEGTADSLNTALTMPVGEQRRRMKSMRVRLKRYDVKRWAHDFMERMKQIKAVQSHLVSKGLSSGNRKKLIGDFKKSKKSLLLIDYDGTLMDFNERPERVIPDKELKKILASLSGRKGTNLVIISGRDRHTLDKWVGDVSRSLVAEHGVWIREKNGWNTIDTLSDEWKEEIKPILEVFVDRTPGSFVEEKDYSLVWHFRRVDPALAIIRVGELKDVLLHITSNLNVGVLEGNKVIEVKDTSVNKGRAAKHWMSKAKWDFILSVGDDMTDEDIFEAMPSGAYSIKVGFGPTKARFSLPSVSEVRRLLKDLAEN, encoded by the coding sequence ATGAGTAAATTAATAATAGTCTCTAACAGGCTTCCGGTCACCGTCAAGAAATCAAGAGGCAAATTCAAATTTCAGCCGAGTGTGGGCGGACTTGTAACCGGCATCGGGTCCCTCGATATGGGCAAAGAGCAGATTTGGGCGGGTTGGCCGGGCATCACTTTTTCGGGATATAAGTCGAAGGTCGATACAAAGAAATTAAGGGAAATGCTCGTAGCCGAAAGCTATTACCCTGTACTGTTGAGTAAAAACGACATTGAGAATTATTATCACGGGTTCTGTAATGAAATAATATGGCCTCTCTTCCATTATTTTGTTCAGTACGCGATATATGAGAAGAAGTTCTGGGAAAGCTACAGAAAAGTGAACGAAACTTTTAGCAACGCCGTTCTCGAAGTTGCCGGGAACGACGATGTAATCTGGATTCACGACTACCATCTGATGATGCTGCCTGATCTTATCAGAAAACGTCTCCCGGGGGCTAAAATTGGATTTTTTCTTCATATTCCGTTTCCGTCTTCTGAGATATTCCGTCTCATTCCCTGGTGCGGGGAGATTCTCAAGGGATTGCTCGGCGCTGATCTTATCGGATTTCATACATTCGATTACGCGCGTCACTTTCTTGAGAGCGTGAGGCGCGTGCTCGGTTACGAGCATACGCTCGGACAGCTTACCCTCGGCGATCACGCAGTCAGGGTTGATACGTTTCCCATGGGTATAGACTTTGAAAAATTCTCAAGCGCGCCCGAGGACCCGGAGGTGCAGGCCATAATCTCCAGACTCAGGGATGACATAAAAGAGGATTACAAAGTAATACTTTCTATAGACAGGCTTGATTACACCAAAGGGATACCAGAGCGTCTGCGCGCTTTCGATTTGTTTCTTAAAAAATACCCCAAGTATTCGGGGAAAGTCATTTTTATAGTTGTTGCCGTGCCTTCGCGCACTGAAGTGAAGCATTATCAGCAGCTGAAGAGCGAGGTCGATAATCTTACCGGCAAGATAAACGGGCAGCACGGAAAGATCGGCTGGGTTCCCATCTGGTATATGTACCGTTCTTTTGATTTCAACGACCTTTCCGCGCTGTACTCGATCGCCGATATTCTTTTTCTAACCCCGCTCAGAGACGGTATGAATCTTGTAGCAAAGGAATATGTCGCTGCCAGAACCAATGAAGACGGGGTGCTTATACTGGGTGAGATGGCCGGAACCGCAAAGGAGCTGGGGGAGGCGGTGATTATAAACCCGAACGACCTGGAGGGGACGGCTGATTCTCTGAATACCGCGCTCACGATGCCTGTCGGCGAGCAAAGGCGGAGAATGAAGAGCATGCGCGTAAGGCTTAAACGCTACGATGTTAAAAGATGGGCGCACGATTTCATGGAGAGAATGAAGCAGATCAAGGCGGTTCAGAGCCATCTGGTCTCAAAGGGTTTATCTTCCGGGAACAGGAAGAAGCTGATCGGGGATTTTAAGAAAAGCAAGAAATCTCTCCTGCTGATAGATTACGACGGCACATTAATGGACTTTAACGAAAGGCCCGAAAGGGTAATACCCGACAAGGAATTGAAAAAGATACTGGCGTCGTTATCCGGCAGGAAGGGGACTAATCTCGTAATAATCAGCGGTCGCGACAGGCATACTCTGGATAAATGGGTGGGCGATGTTTCCCGGAGCCTTGTGGCGGAGCACGGAGTGTGGATAAGGGAAAAAAACGGCTGGAATACTATCGATACACTATCCGATGAATGGAAAGAGGAGATAAAGCCGATACTTGAGGTATTTGTAGACAGGACTCCTGGCTCCTTTGTCGAGGAAAAGGATTACTCGCTCGTATGGCACTTCCGCCGGGTTGATCCCGCTCTGGCGATTATCAGGGTAGGGGAGCTTAAGGATGTGCTCCTTCATATTACTTCCAACCTCAATGTAGGCGTGCTCGAGGGCAACAAGGTAATAGAGGTGAAGGATACGAGTGTCAATAAAGGCAGAGCAGCCAAGCACTGGATGTCCAAAGCGAAGTGGGATTTCATATTGTCCGTAGGGGATGATATGACGGATGAGGATATATTCGAGGCTATGCCGAGCGGGGCTTATTCGATTAAAGTCGGATTCGGCCCCACGAAAGCGAGGTTTAGTCTCCCGTCCGTTTCCGAGGTAAGAAGACTGCTGAAGGATTTAGCTGAAAATTAA
- a CDS encoding TolC family protein codes for MKILMGALLLIVLFGARSSAEDIETLDSLVREARLNNPEIKAAKWKWEASTKRPSQEGTLPDPLIGLSWQNVSFDRITLDEDPDSMVRFSFSQEIPFPGKLSLKEKIATKFSEAEGESYQATERGVIAGLKAAYYDWYFVKKAIEITERNKDLLGKFIEIAEVKYEVGNGIQQDVLKAQVENSKFIEQLEILEQRKGIIEAKIKSILNRAPDSWLGDPEDVERTPLTLTSEEINRLTEENAPLLSMRESLVQREENALELARKELYPDFFLGASPGVMGMPGDGIQGVWEISLGLRVPLYFWRKQKFGIEEAALQLKGAEQDYSSTNQALLFNVRENYLTARTSENLMSLYKKGIIPQSRLSLESALSGYQVGAVDFLTLLDNLVTLFNFELEYHRQLAEYQKALARIEELSGVELVKISEVN; via the coding sequence ATGAAAATATTAATGGGCGCTTTGTTATTGATAGTATTATTCGGAGCCCGCTCATCGGCGGAAGATATAGAAACCCTGGATTCCCTCGTCCGGGAAGCGCGCCTAAACAACCCGGAGATAAAAGCCGCAAAGTGGAAATGGGAAGCCTCTACCAAGCGTCCTTCTCAGGAAGGGACACTGCCTGACCCCTTGATAGGGCTCAGCTGGCAGAATGTCAGTTTCGACAGGATTACGCTTGACGAAGACCCCGACAGCATGGTCAGGTTTTCATTCTCCCAGGAAATCCCGTTCCCCGGAAAGCTCTCACTGAAAGAAAAAATAGCAACTAAATTCTCGGAAGCCGAAGGGGAATCTTATCAGGCAACGGAGAGAGGGGTTATTGCAGGTCTTAAAGCCGCATATTACGACTGGTATTTCGTTAAAAAAGCTATCGAGATCACAGAAAGGAATAAGGACCTACTCGGGAAATTCATCGAGATCGCAGAGGTCAAATATGAAGTCGGAAATGGCATTCAGCAGGACGTACTAAAGGCCCAGGTGGAAAACTCGAAGTTCATAGAGCAGCTCGAGATTCTGGAACAGAGAAAGGGGATTATCGAGGCCAAGATAAAAAGCATATTGAACCGCGCGCCTGACTCCTGGCTCGGCGACCCGGAAGACGTAGAGAGGACCCCTTTAACTCTTACATCCGAGGAAATTAACAGGCTCACGGAGGAAAATGCTCCGCTTCTTTCGATGAGAGAGAGTCTGGTGCAGAGGGAGGAAAATGCCCTGGAACTGGCGAGAAAGGAGCTTTATCCGGACTTCTTCCTTGGAGCCTCCCCGGGCGTCATGGGAATGCCGGGCGACGGTATCCAGGGTGTGTGGGAGATATCTCTCGGACTCAGGGTGCCGCTCTATTTCTGGAGAAAGCAAAAGTTCGGCATTGAGGAAGCCGCCTTGCAATTAAAGGGAGCCGAGCAGGATTACAGCAGTACGAATCAGGCACTTCTCTTCAATGTGAGGGAGAATTACCTGACGGCCAGAACATCTGAAAATCTCATGAGCCTGTATAAGAAGGGAATAATCCCGCAGTCGAGGCTTTCGCTCGAATCAGCACTGTCGGGCTATCAGGTGGGCGCCGTCGATTTCCTCACGCTTCTTGACAACCTTGTTACCCTTTTCAATTTTGAGCTTGAGTACCACAGACAGCTCGCGGAATACCAGAAGGCCCTGGCAAGAATAGAGGAACTCTCGGGCGTAGAGCTTGTAAAAATAAGCGAGGTGAACTAA